Proteins from a genomic interval of Oncorhynchus clarkii lewisi isolate Uvic-CL-2024 chromosome 13, UVic_Ocla_1.0, whole genome shotgun sequence:
- the LOC139364500 gene encoding zinc finger protein 22-like, producing MSSLSYSPPVKEEDVCWTEKEALVKEEEEEKDVTIQKQVEGEAVTVKEEVKAVTVKEEEDSFRVKEEEDVTVKEEEEEKEEDVTVKEEEEENDAFRVKEEEEDAVLGVEDEEGEITVTLEEDEEEKTGELINTSKYRERHDYRGSSGEPQQHHEADEAEKTLSRSELLKKHQQKPTGKKSIYCSDCGKHCKSSSKLKIHQRVHTGEKPYSCDQCGKSFTKSNNLVSHQRTHTGEQPYSCKQCGRSFSQSNSLDRHQRTHTGEKPYSCDQCGKSFTRSSSLKLHQKLHTREQSYC from the exons atgagttcactaagctactctcctcctgttaaagaagaggatgtctgctggacggagaaggAAGCTCTCgtcaaggaggaggaggaagagaaggatgttacaatacaaaaacaagtagagggtgaggctgttacagtgaaagaagaagtgAAAGccgttacagtgaaagaagaggaagactcgttcagagtgaaagaggaggaggatgttacagtaaaagaagaggaggaagagaaagaggaggatgttacagtaaaagaagaggaggaagagaatgacgccttcagagtgaaagaggaggaggaagatgccGTTTTGGGAgtggaggatgaagagggggagattactgtcacattggaggaggacgaagaagagaagactggagaactgattaacaccagtaaataca gagagagacatgactatcgtggatcctctggggagcctcaacaacatcatgaagctgacgaggcagagaagactCTCTCCCGATCAGAACtcctcaagaaacaccagcagaaacccacagggaagaaatctatctactgctctgactgtgggaaacaTTGCAAATCTTCATCAAAACTTAAAATACACCAGcgagtacacacaggagagaaaccttatagttgTGATCAGTGTGGCAAGAGTTTTACTAAGTCAAACAACCtggtatcacaccagagaacacacacaggagagcagcCATATAGCTGTAagcaatgtgggaggagtttttcTCAGTCAAACAGCCTGGATAGACaccaaagaacacacacaggagagaagccttatagctgtgatcaatgtgggaagagttttactcggTCAAGCTCCCTGAAATTACACCAGAAACTTCACACAAGAGAGCAGTCATATTGCTGA